The following proteins come from a genomic window of bacterium:
- a CDS encoding SH3 domain-containing protein, translating to MHIKRFFLVSGVLSLSAAAAIAATATIMSIQINKAELRDAPSPFGKVVTSLAYGDKVSVQSQNGAWSQVSSSGQSGWLHNSAITKKTIVMKSGAGAQTTASSGEMALAGKGFNSDVEKQFKDNHKDINFAPVDKMEKIKIPIADIQEFAKEGKLQVAGGAK from the coding sequence ATGCACATTAAACGTTTCTTTTTGGTTTCAGGTGTTCTGAGCCTTTCGGCAGCAGCCGCCATCGCGGCTACGGCCACGATCATGAGTATTCAGATTAACAAGGCAGAACTCCGGGACGCGCCCTCTCCTTTCGGAAAAGTCGTCACTTCGCTCGCTTATGGCGACAAGGTTTCGGTTCAGTCTCAAAACGGAGCCTGGAGTCAGGTCAGTTCCTCAGGGCAATCCGGCTGGTTACACAACTCCGCCATCACCAAGAAAACCATCGTCATGAAATCCGGTGCTGGGGCTCAGACGACTGCGTCCAGCGGCGAAATGGCACTGGCTGGCAAAGGATTTAATTCAGATGTTGAGAAACAGTTCAAAGATAACCACAAGGATATTAATTTTGCCCCTGTCGACAAGATGGAGAAAATCAAGATCCCGATAGCCGACATCCAGGAATTTGCCAAAGAAGGTAAACTGCAGGTTGCCGGAGGTGCCAAATGA
- a CDS encoding M48 family metalloprotease: protein MNPRHLIALVLCILVAGCGTLEKISEVGTGLASATGVISEDQAKSINKSAGAIDKAAESMTPEQEYYIGRTVAATILSQNKPFDQRAITTYLNTIGQYLAVYSDKPETFGGYHFLVMDTMDINAFAAPGGFILVSRGMLRCCKNEEALAGVLAHEIGHVELNHGMLAIDKSRYSAVVTTLLAEGAKNLAGSNVAELTKAFEGSITDITSKMVNSGYARKYEFQADKSAVTILERAGYSPHGLVAMLQQMEKQLKPGGHDFAKTHPAPADRIAELTKLIKTTPAADSAARQARFNDNMRGV, encoded by the coding sequence ATGAACCCGCGCCATCTGATAGCGCTTGTGTTGTGCATCCTGGTGGCTGGCTGCGGCACTCTGGAAAAAATCTCCGAAGTAGGCACTGGGCTGGCCTCAGCGACCGGGGTTATCTCGGAGGATCAGGCCAAGTCCATCAATAAGAGTGCTGGCGCCATTGATAAGGCTGCGGAGTCCATGACCCCTGAACAGGAGTATTACATCGGGCGAACCGTGGCGGCCACGATTCTCTCTCAGAATAAACCCTTCGATCAGCGCGCCATCACCACCTACCTGAACACCATCGGGCAATACCTTGCGGTGTATTCCGACAAACCTGAAACGTTCGGTGGCTATCACTTCCTGGTCATGGATACTATGGACATTAACGCCTTTGCAGCGCCCGGTGGCTTCATTCTGGTCTCCCGCGGCATGCTGCGCTGCTGCAAAAACGAGGAAGCCCTGGCGGGGGTTCTGGCCCATGAGATCGGCCATGTGGAACTCAATCACGGGATGCTGGCAATTGACAAGAGCCGCTATTCCGCCGTCGTAACGACGCTGTTGGCCGAAGGTGCCAAAAATCTTGCAGGGAGTAATGTCGCCGAACTGACTAAAGCATTCGAGGGCTCCATTACCGACATCACCTCTAAAATGGTGAACAGCGGGTATGCCCGTAAATATGAATTTCAGGCGGACAAGTCGGCCGTCACCATTCTGGAGCGCGCGGGCTATTCCCCACATGGATTGGTCGCCATGCTCCAGCAGATGGAAAAACAACTCAAGCCCGGTGGCCACGATTTCGCCAAGACCCACCCCGCCCCGGCTGATCGTATCGCTGAGTTGACGAAGCTCATTAAGACAACACCCGCTGCAGATTCCGCCGCACGGCAGGCCCGCTTCAATGACAACATGCGGGGAGTGTAA